A window from Drosophila nasuta strain 15112-1781.00 chromosome 3, ASM2355853v1, whole genome shotgun sequence encodes these proteins:
- the LOC132789587 gene encoding uncharacterized protein LOC132789587: MAIQLDKILADIAKEKALHPNNPGSTKQEQDEAWARIGRLNKLTVHESRSIFIVLQKKYEQEKLKGNSGWKLFGLMQKIHQEHKAAPKTEEEPLPMEEVEEYEMLEVQEPEDDEDCSPRATPPRYGQPSNSTGSASSDGDSPIKSNSTGGTPEKDEHKSYAKPIVDTPRPAFEEKKLLNTMASNPQRSSATNSSSQSSAVSAAAAALQKKGITLKKTPSSSVSGAGQKSTGAQQQPSNKVSAGGRTTIQLPEAVKRKLSDECASSTVHKKVMKTNSSIKQAVGNSNSSANPDPATAAAGGATASVVHTTTAQLLQVKKERESNQSPPPGINIITIPAAQQLNGNMIGGGTGGGANSSTAATVASTSVASTNGFSPHIEELEFKNEIIFDSGKGNAATHATPEIINLGNFDNSLPPTFFKNLCNSGRHEALGLYVANVMNRISRRAAAKLELGILRAIVDVQSDELEQ; this comes from the exons ATGGCTATACAGCTGGATAAGATCCTGGCCGATATTGCCAAGGAGAAAGCGCTGCACCCAAACAATCCGGGCTCAACCAAACAAGAGCAAGATGAGGCTTGGGCGCGCATTGGACGTCTCAATAAATTGACGGTGCACGAGTCGCGTTCCATATTCATTGTGCTGCAAAAGAAATATGAGCAGGAGAAGTTGAAAGGCAACTCTGGCTGGAAGCTGTTTGGCCTAATGCAAAAGATTCACCAGGAGCACAAGGCGGCGCCAAAAACAGAAGA AGAACCATTGCCCatggaggaggtggaggagtACGAGATGTTAGAAGTGCAGGAGCCAGAGGATGATGAGGATTGTTCGCCGAGAGCGACACCACCACGCTACGGTCAGCCTTCGAATTCGACTGGTTCCGCCAGCTCAGATGGCGACAGTCCAATTAAATCGAATAGCACCGGTGGCACACCGGAAAAAGATGAACACAAATCGTATGCGAAACCCATTGTGGATACGCCGCGACCAGCATTCGAGGAAAAGAAGCTACTCAACACAATGGCCAGTAATCCGCAACGCTCCAGCGCTACTAACAGCAGCTCACAGTCATCCGCAGTctcagcggcagcagctgcactCCAAAAGAAAGGAATCACTTTGAAAAAAACGCCCAGCTCGAGCGTCTCAGGTGCTGGACAAAAGTCTACGGGCGCACAACAGCAGCCCAGCAACAAGGTTTCGGCAGGCGGACGCACAACAATCCAACTGCCGGAGGCAGTTAAACGTAAGCTGTCGGATGAATGCGCCAGCTCGACGGTACACAAGAAGGTGATGAAGACAAACTCCAGTATTAAACAGGCagttggcaacagcaacagcagtgcAAATCCAGAtccagcaactgcagcagcaggcggTGCCACAGCTAGTGTGGTCCACACGACCACCGCCCAATTGCTGCAGGTTAAGAAGGAACGCGAGAGCAACCAATCTCCACCGCCAGGCATTAATATCATAACTATACCTGCCGCACAGCAGCTCAATGGCAACATGATTGGTGGCGGAACAGGCGGAGGTGCCAACTCATCGACAGCGGCAACTGTGGCATCCACATCGGTGGCCAGTACCAATGGCTTCTCGCCGCACATTGAGGAGTTGGAATTTAAGAACGAAATTATTTTCGATTCCGGCAAAGGAAACGCTGCCACGCATGCCACACCAGAGATTATTAATTTGGGCAACTTTGATAACTCGCTGCCGCCCACATTCTTTAAGAATCTATGCAACTCGGGTCGCCACGAGGCACTCGGTCTGTATGTGGCCAATGTGATGAACCGAATCTCACGACGCGCTGCTGCCAAATTGGAACTGGGCATTCTGCGTGCCATTGTTGATGTGCAAAGCGATGAACTGGAGCAGTAA
- the LOC132789591 gene encoding putative N(4)-(beta-N-acetylglucosaminyl)-L-asparaginase GD10667, with product MLCLRQQNPSRRSQLLPMVINTWNFMDANAFAWRILQQSEGGLGQTRNAVVEGCTKCEQLQCDGTVGYGGSPDELGDTTLDALVMDGATMNVGAVAGLQGIKDAIQVARHVLERTSHTLLVGNAASEFAKSMGFRPESLVTPESKLMWQHWKAANCQPNFWHDVHPDPRISCGPYKPQVTPLTTHWKEDRARTEYQMGHKNHDTIGMIAIDVQQQIHVGTSTNGARFKIPGRVGDSPIPGAGGYADNEAGAAVATGDGDIMMRFLPTLLAVEAMRSGKTPAQAAEASVQRILKHHKDFSGAVIAVNRLGEYAAACYGMSEFPFMVSNPLQGAQMETVKCLAPLVDVTVVPLA from the coding sequence ATGTTGTGCTTGCGACAACAAAACCCCAGCAGAAGGAGCCAATTGCTGCCCATGGTGATAAACACTTGGAACTTCATGGATGCCAATGCCTTTGCCTGGCGCATTCTGCAGCAATCAGAGGGCGGATTGGGACAGACGCGCAATGCTGTAGTCGAAGGCTGCACCAAGTGCGAGCAGCTGCAATGCGATGGCACCGTGGGCTATGGCGGCTCGCCGGATGAACTGGGCGACACCACGCTGGATGCCCTTGTCATGGATGGCGCCACGATGAATGTTGGCGCTGTGGCTGGATTGCAAGGGATTAAGGATGCCATTCAGGTGGCGCGTCATGTTCTGGAGCGCACTTCCCATACGTTGCTGGTGGGCAACGCGGCTTCAGAGTTTGCCAAGTCAATGGGATTCCGGCCGGAATCATTGGTCACCCCCGAATCGAAGCTCATGTGGCAGCACTGGAAGGCTGCCAATTGTCAACCGAATTTCTGGCATGATGTGCATCCAGATCCCAGGATTTCGTGTGGTCCCTACAAACCGCAGGTAACACCCCTCACCACCCACTGGAAGGAAGATCGAGCACGCACCGAATATCAAATGGGTCACAAGAATCACGACACCATCGGCATGATTGCTATCGATGTGCAGCAGCAAATTCATGTAGGCACCTCTACCAATGGGGCTCGCTTCAAAATACCTGGTCGTGTAGGTGATTCACCGATTCCCGGCGCTGGCGGCTATGCCGACAACGAAGCTGGAGCTGCAGTTGCCACTGGTGATGGGGACATTATGATGCGTTTTCTGCCCACTTTGCTGGCCGTCGAGGCCATGCGCAGTGGCAAGACTCCGGCACAGGCGGCGGAGGCAAGCGTACAACGCATCCTCAAGCATCACAAAGACTTTTCGGGAGCTGTGATTGCTGTCAATCGGCTGGGAGAATATGCGGCTGCATGTTATGGGATGTCTGAATTTCCTTTTATGGTGAGCAACCCGCTGCAAGGTGCTCAAATGGAGACAGTTAAGTGTTTGGCACCATTGGTGGATGTTACTGTGGTGCCCTTAGCTTAA